One region of Betaproteobacteria bacterium genomic DNA includes:
- a CDS encoding PAS domain S-box protein, whose translation MINLASHPTTGNSRRLRWLLALPKFGIVLLLAALIALLWLLHRNEAEEERSALIKDVLWLEQNLSFHLNGNEEQLQQLALDMGNSHDQKLFRLRAEHMLKNSPDIAQIIWFDTKRRVIDALPTIRLPDDEIEAFGPPITATAFELASRFGKRQYSAPFFLEGNRAMIEMLIPVFGGHQITGMLAVVYPLENLLANQVPWWFTEKYKVEIVDNNDVHYATKTHIEGNSDLRYEIPFDPPGSGLILRVTSYRTPDNSLQRLLVAAIVLLGTGVFWSLWLVRELIQKRAIAEDALRSEHAFRAAMEDSLTVGMRARDLLGRVIYVNPAFCLMTGFSADELVNQSPPMPYWAPEQLEETYAIHQTVLSGNAPLDGFEITFMRKSGERFNALVYEAKLIDGNGKHTGWMASVLDITERKHAEELARQQQEQLQFTSRLVTMGEMASTLAHELNQPLAAIASYNTGCLNLLNSGKASPNEILPALEKIGLQAQRAGKIIRRVHDFVRKSEPKRAPCQLGEVIEDCLGFVEAEARKRHIRIECDIPPLPPIPADRLMLEQVLLNLIRNAMEAMSGTPEAQRLLQISITSNQTELFVKVLDCGTGIAPEVREKLFTAFFTTKPEGMGIGLSICRSIIEFHRGRLWAEDNPQSPTGNGTIFSFTLPLEAE comes from the coding sequence ATGATTAACCTTGCCTCTCATCCAACCACAGGAAACTCGCGCCGCCTACGTTGGCTACTGGCCTTGCCAAAATTTGGCATCGTGCTGCTACTTGCCGCACTGATCGCATTACTCTGGTTACTCCACCGCAACGAAGCAGAGGAAGAGCGTTCAGCACTTATCAAGGACGTTCTTTGGCTTGAACAAAACCTCAGTTTTCATTTGAATGGCAATGAGGAGCAACTGCAGCAACTGGCTTTGGACATGGGAAATTCGCATGACCAAAAGTTATTCCGATTGCGCGCTGAACATATGCTGAAGAACTCGCCGGATATCGCACAAATTATCTGGTTTGACACAAAACGACGCGTGATCGATGCCCTGCCGACGATCCGACTCCCGGATGACGAGATTGAGGCTTTTGGGCCACCAATAACAGCGACTGCATTCGAGCTTGCAAGCCGCTTTGGCAAACGACAATACAGCGCCCCCTTTTTTCTCGAAGGTAACCGGGCCATGATAGAAATGCTAATTCCGGTTTTTGGCGGGCACCAAATCACGGGCATGCTTGCCGTTGTTTACCCATTGGAGAATCTGCTGGCCAATCAGGTACCGTGGTGGTTTACGGAGAAGTACAAAGTCGAGATTGTTGATAATAACGATGTGCATTACGCCACAAAAACGCACATCGAAGGCAATAGCGACTTGCGTTACGAAATCCCCTTCGATCCACCTGGGTCAGGGTTGATTCTGCGCGTAACCAGCTATCGAACACCAGACAACTCACTCCAACGTCTGCTTGTCGCTGCCATCGTACTACTTGGCACGGGTGTTTTCTGGAGCCTGTGGTTGGTCCGTGAACTGATACAAAAGCGAGCCATAGCCGAAGACGCATTACGCTCCGAACACGCCTTCAGAGCAGCGATGGAAGATTCACTGACGGTCGGCATGCGCGCTCGCGACCTTTTGGGACGCGTCATTTATGTGAACCCCGCCTTCTGTCTCATGACCGGCTTTAGTGCTGACGAACTGGTCAATCAGTCACCACCAATGCCCTACTGGGCACCGGAACAACTGGAAGAAACCTATGCCATACACCAAACCGTACTTTCAGGAAATGCACCGCTAGACGGCTTTGAAATCACCTTTATGCGCAAGAGCGGGGAGCGTTTCAATGCACTTGTCTATGAAGCAAAACTAATCGATGGTAATGGCAAACATACCGGCTGGATGGCCTCGGTACTAGACATCACTGAACGCAAACATGCCGAAGAATTGGCACGCCAGCAGCAAGAGCAACTTCAATTCACGTCGCGCCTGGTGACGATGGGAGAAATGGCATCAACGCTGGCCCACGAACTCAATCAACCACTTGCGGCAATTGCCAGCTACAACACCGGCTGCCTAAATCTATTGAACAGCGGCAAGGCATCCCCGAACGAAATATTACCCGCGCTGGAAAAAATCGGACTTCAAGCTCAGCGCGCGGGAAAGATCATCCGGCGGGTACACGACTTCGTCCGCAAGAGCGAGCCAAAACGTGCACCGTGCCAGCTTGGAGAAGTCATCGAAGACTGCCTGGGCTTCGTCGAGGCCGAGGCCAGGAAGCGCCACATCCGCATTGAATGCGACATCCCGCCGCTTCCCCCAATACCGGCCGATCGCCTGATGCTGGAACAAGTTCTTCTGAATCTGATTCGAAATGCCATGGAAGCAATGTCTGGCACACCAGAGGCACAGCGCCTGCTGCAGATCAGCATCACATCCAATCAAACCGAGTTGTTTGTCAAAGTTTTAGACTGCGGCACTGGCATTGCCCCGGAAGTACGCGAAAAATTGTTTACGGCCTTCTTCACCACTAAGCCAGAAGGCATGGGCATTGGCCTGTCCATCTGCCGATCGATTATCGAATTTCATCGCGGCAGACTATGGGCGGAAGACAATCCACAATCGCCCACAGGAAACGGTACGATATTCAGCTTCACCTTACCCTTGGAGGCCGAATGA
- a CDS encoding dicarboxylate/amino acid:cation symporter: MAKKSIFKSLYLQVLVAIAVGVMLGHFYPETGAAMKPLGDGFIKLIKMIIAPIIFCTIVVGIAGMEDMKKVGKTGGLAVLYFEVVSSIALVIGLIVVNVWAPGVGMNVDVSTLDTKGIAKYAEPGKMQTTAEFLMNIIPTSVVDAFAKGDMLQVLFFSILFGYAMHSFGERGKPVFDLIEKLSHVLFGIVGVIMKVAPIGAFGAMAYTIGKHGVGSLTQLASLMGAFYLTCLLFIFGVLGSIAKFHGFSIIKLIKYIKEELFLVLGTSSSESALPRLMAKMENVGAQKSVVGLVVPTGYSFNLDGTSIYLTMAAIFIAQATNTPLDLGQQITLLIILMLTSKGAAGVTGSGFIVLAATLSAVGTVPVAGLALILGIDRFMSEARALTNFIGNSVATLVVAKWCKALDVDRMNAVLNNETADEADNPELVLDDAPEAIIPHAPRPIVDHH, translated from the coding sequence ATGGCCAAAAAGTCTATATTCAAAAGTCTTTACTTGCAGGTACTTGTGGCCATTGCCGTGGGGGTAATGCTTGGCCATTTCTATCCCGAAACAGGTGCGGCTATGAAGCCGTTGGGGGATGGTTTCATCAAGCTGATCAAGATGATCATCGCTCCGATCATTTTTTGTACCATTGTTGTCGGCATTGCCGGTATGGAAGACATGAAGAAGGTAGGCAAGACTGGCGGCCTGGCAGTGCTTTACTTTGAAGTGGTTAGCAGTATTGCGTTGGTTATTGGATTGATTGTCGTCAATGTCTGGGCGCCGGGCGTCGGCATGAATGTCGATGTCTCAACGCTGGACACCAAAGGCATTGCCAAATATGCCGAGCCGGGGAAGATGCAGACTACGGCTGAGTTTCTGATGAATATTATCCCGACCAGCGTGGTAGATGCGTTTGCCAAGGGTGACATGCTTCAGGTGCTGTTTTTCTCGATTCTCTTTGGCTATGCAATGCACTCTTTCGGCGAGCGTGGCAAGCCGGTATTTGATTTGATCGAAAAGCTGTCGCACGTCCTGTTCGGTATCGTCGGTGTCATCATGAAGGTTGCTCCGATCGGTGCTTTCGGTGCCATGGCCTATACCATCGGCAAGCATGGTGTTGGTAGCCTGACTCAGTTAGCCAGTCTGATGGGGGCCTTCTACCTGACTTGCCTCCTCTTTATTTTTGGTGTGCTGGGCAGTATTGCCAAGTTTCATGGCTTTTCCATTATCAAATTGATCAAATACATCAAGGAGGAGCTTTTCCTTGTGCTGGGCACATCCTCTTCGGAGTCTGCACTTCCGCGCTTGATGGCCAAGATGGAAAATGTAGGTGCCCAGAAATCGGTGGTGGGGCTGGTTGTGCCGACAGGTTACTCGTTCAATCTTGACGGGACATCGATCTACCTGACCATGGCCGCCATTTTTATTGCACAGGCGACCAATACGCCGTTGGATCTTGGACAGCAGATCACGCTACTGATCATTTTGATGCTGACCTCGAAAGGGGCGGCAGGGGTGACGGGTAGTGGCTTTATTGTGTTGGCTGCAACACTCTCGGCGGTTGGTACTGTACCGGTGGCTGGTCTGGCACTGATTCTCGGCATTGACCGCTTCATGTCCGAGGCGCGCGCCCTGACCAACTTCATCGGCAATAGCGTGGCGACTCTGGTCGTTGCCAAGTGGTGCAAGGCGCTTGATGTTGATCGGATGAATGCGGTTCTTAATAACGAAACGGCCGACGAGGCAGACAACCCGGAACTTGTTTTGGATGATGCGCCCGAAGCGATTATTCCTCACGCGCCTCGCCCGATAGTCGATCATCATTGA
- a CDS encoding TRAP transporter substrate-binding protein produces MKVSKLLIALFAGALSLAAHAQQPIVIKFSHVVAADTPKGKAADMFAKKASELTKGKVKVEVYANSTLYKDKEEMEALQLGAVQMLAPSLAKFGPLGVKEFEVFDLPYIFDNYDELHKVTTGPAGKMLLAKLEPKGIRGLAYWDNGFKSFSANTPIKTPADLKGKKMRIQSSKVLEEQMRALGSLPQVMAFSEVYQALQTGVVDGTENPISNLYTQKMHEVQKYLTLTEHGYLGYAVIVNKKFWDGLPADIRKQLEDAMEQATHYANQIAKVENDNALEAVKKSGKTTVYVPTKEERQAFKKALVPVHQKMESRIGKEIIQTVYKETGFNGQ; encoded by the coding sequence ATGAAGGTATCCAAGCTTTTGATTGCCCTGTTTGCCGGTGCACTGTCACTGGCTGCTCATGCCCAGCAGCCCATCGTTATCAAGTTCAGCCATGTCGTGGCTGCTGACACGCCCAAGGGGAAAGCTGCCGATATGTTTGCCAAAAAGGCGAGCGAACTGACGAAAGGCAAAGTCAAGGTCGAGGTCTATGCCAACTCGACGCTTTACAAGGACAAGGAAGAAATGGAGGCGCTGCAGTTAGGCGCCGTTCAGATGCTGGCACCCTCGCTGGCCAAATTTGGGCCGTTGGGTGTCAAGGAATTCGAGGTGTTTGACCTGCCGTACATCTTTGACAACTATGACGAGTTGCACAAAGTGACGACCGGTCCCGCCGGTAAAATGCTTCTGGCCAAGCTGGAACCCAAGGGCATTCGCGGCCTGGCCTATTGGGATAACGGTTTCAAGTCGTTTTCCGCCAATACGCCAATCAAGACGCCAGCCGATCTGAAGGGCAAGAAGATGCGCATCCAATCCTCCAAGGTGCTTGAGGAGCAGATGCGTGCGCTCGGCTCCTTGCCACAGGTGATGGCGTTCTCGGAGGTCTATCAGGCCTTGCAGACGGGCGTGGTCGACGGTACAGAAAACCCGATTTCCAACCTCTATACCCAAAAGATGCACGAGGTACAGAAATATCTGACATTGACTGAGCATGGCTATTTGGGCTACGCGGTGATCGTGAACAAGAAATTCTGGGACGGGCTGCCTGCAGATATCCGCAAGCAACTTGAAGATGCGATGGAACAGGCGACGCACTACGCCAACCAGATCGCCAAGGTCGAGAACGACAATGCCCTTGAGGCCGTCAAGAAGAGTGGCAAGACGACAGTCTATGTACCGACCAAAGAAGAGCGCCAAGCCTTCAAGAAAGCGCTGGTGCCGGTGCATCAGAAAATGGAAAGCCGCATCGGCAAGGAGATCATCCAGACCGTTTATAAGGAAACCGGTTTTAACGGCCAGTAA
- a CDS encoding TRAP transporter small permease: MINKVLNHLEELLVTFLMGAATLIIFVSVMHRYLAGVEIPGLQDWLLSLNFSWAQELCIIMFVWMAKFGAAYGVRTGIHVGVDVLINRLSDRFRGKFIIFGLLAGALFTGIVGALGATFVWDNGAHYAIFNFLGVHGEDLYEGPTTPDLEWPTWMVYSAIPLGSSLMCFRFLQVAWGFSKTGELPHHDHGHVEGLEEEDGLAVDVDVYGMGDNLHMHDLKHEQFGERRSGDDRREDGDQSSDSDRRHGQRRNSDEKQGGQQ, encoded by the coding sequence ATGATCAACAAGGTGCTCAATCACCTAGAAGAGTTGCTGGTTACCTTCCTGATGGGTGCAGCGACGCTGATCATCTTCGTTTCAGTCATGCATCGCTATCTGGCTGGGGTCGAAATTCCGGGCTTGCAGGATTGGTTGCTCAGCCTCAATTTCAGTTGGGCTCAGGAGCTCTGCATCATCATGTTTGTATGGATGGCCAAGTTCGGCGCTGCCTACGGGGTGCGTACCGGCATCCACGTCGGTGTTGATGTGCTGATCAACCGCCTGAGCGATCGCTTTCGCGGGAAATTCATTATCTTTGGCCTGCTGGCAGGGGCTCTGTTTACAGGCATCGTGGGCGCTCTGGGTGCGACTTTTGTCTGGGACAATGGGGCGCATTACGCCATTTTCAATTTCCTTGGCGTTCATGGTGAGGACCTCTATGAGGGGCCGACCACGCCGGATCTGGAATGGCCGACCTGGATGGTCTATAGCGCGATTCCGCTGGGATCGTCCCTAATGTGCTTCCGTTTCCTTCAAGTCGCCTGGGGATTCTCGAAGACTGGCGAATTGCCGCATCACGATCATGGTCACGTCGAAGGGCTGGAGGAAGAAGATGGGCTGGCGGTCGATGTCGATGTCTATGGCATGGGCGATAACCTGCACATGCATGATCTGAAACACGAACAATTCGGCGAGCGTCGCAGTGGTGACGATCGTCGAGAGGACGGTGACCAGTCCTCCGATAGCGACCGTCGCCACGGTCAACGTCGAAATTCCGACGAAAAGCAAGGAGGCCAGCAATGA
- a CDS encoding TRAP transporter large permease subunit, with the protein MNAVVIFGLLAILMLTGMPISISLGLTVLTFLFTMTQVPLESVALKLFTGIEKFEIMAIPFFILAGNFLTHGGVAKRMINFATSMVGHWYGGLGLAGVVACALFAAVSGSSPATVVAIGSILLPAMVKAGFPKKFGAGVISTSGALGILIPPSIVMVMYSVATNTSVGALFMAGVVPGIALALTLGGVTWYRARKYDYPRQPKATWGERWKAFRASVWGLLLIVVVMGGIYTGIFTPTEAAAMSAVYAFICAVFIYRDLGLKDVPKVLLNSANMSAMLLYIITNAVLFSFIMTNENIPQALADWMLGHGLGLITFLLAVNVILLLAGNFMEPSSIVLIFAPILFPVAVKLGIHPVHFGILMVVNMEVGMCHPPVGLNLYVASGITKMGITELTVAVWPWLLSMLCFLMVVTYWPSLSLWLPQQLGML; encoded by the coding sequence ATGAACGCCGTGGTAATTTTTGGCCTGCTGGCCATTCTCATGCTGACCGGCATGCCGATCTCGATTTCGCTCGGTCTGACCGTATTGACTTTCCTGTTCACGATGACTCAGGTGCCGCTCGAGTCGGTGGCGCTGAAGCTATTCACCGGTATCGAGAAGTTCGAGATCATGGCCATTCCGTTCTTCATCCTCGCCGGCAATTTTTTGACTCACGGCGGGGTGGCGAAACGGATGATCAATTTCGCGACCTCAATGGTGGGTCACTGGTATGGCGGCCTTGGTCTGGCTGGTGTTGTGGCTTGCGCGCTGTTTGCGGCAGTCTCCGGGTCGAGCCCGGCGACTGTGGTTGCGATCGGCTCAATCCTTCTGCCAGCGATGGTCAAGGCGGGGTTTCCCAAGAAATTCGGGGCTGGTGTGATTTCAACCTCGGGGGCGCTCGGCATCCTGATCCCGCCATCGATCGTCATGGTGATGTACTCGGTGGCAACCAATACCTCGGTCGGCGCCCTGTTCATGGCTGGCGTGGTGCCCGGTATTGCATTGGCGCTTACGTTGGGCGGGGTGACCTGGTATCGCGCCCGTAAATACGATTACCCGCGCCAGCCCAAGGCGACCTGGGGCGAACGCTGGAAAGCCTTCCGTGCTTCGGTCTGGGGGCTGCTGTTGATCGTTGTGGTGATGGGCGGTATCTACACGGGCATTTTCACGCCAACCGAAGCGGCAGCAATGTCTGCGGTCTACGCGTTTATTTGTGCAGTTTTCATCTATCGCGATCTGGGCCTGAAGGACGTGCCGAAGGTTTTGCTGAATTCAGCCAACATGTCGGCGATGCTGCTCTACATCATCACCAATGCTGTGCTCTTCTCGTTCATCATGACCAATGAGAATATCCCGCAGGCACTGGCTGACTGGATGTTGGGGCATGGTCTGGGTCTGATCACCTTTTTGCTGGCGGTCAACGTCATTCTGCTGCTCGCTGGTAATTTTATGGAGCCGTCGTCAATCGTTCTGATTTTTGCACCCATTTTGTTCCCGGTGGCCGTCAAGCTGGGGATTCATCCGGTTCACTTCGGTATTTTGATGGTTGTAAATATGGAAGTCGGCATGTGTCATCCGCCGGTTGGATTAAATCTGTATGTCGCCTCGGGGATTACCAAGATGGGTATCACCGAACTGACTGTCGCTGTCTGGCCGTGGTTACTCTCCATGTTGTGTTTCCTGATGGTCGTGACCTATTGGCCGAGCCTCTCTTTGTGGCTACCTCAGCAGCTTGGGATGCTCTAG
- the ndk gene encoding nucleoside-diphosphate kinase, which translates to MAIERTLSIIKPDAVAKNIIGKIYSRFESNGLKVVAARMTWLSEQEAGQFYAVHKARPFFKDLVSFMTSGPVMIQALEGENAIAKNRELMGATNPKEAAAGTIRADFAESIDANAVHGSDAPETAAVEIAFFFPGMNTYAGR; encoded by the coding sequence ATGGCTATCGAACGCACCCTCTCCATCATCAAACCTGACGCTGTCGCCAAGAACATTATTGGCAAGATCTACTCCCGTTTTGAGTCGAACGGCCTGAAGGTTGTCGCCGCCCGCATGACTTGGTTGTCCGAGCAGGAAGCCGGCCAGTTTTACGCCGTTCACAAAGCGCGTCCTTTCTTCAAGGATCTGGTTTCCTTCATGACCTCAGGTCCGGTGATGATTCAGGCTCTGGAGGGCGAAAACGCCATCGCCAAGAACCGCGAGTTGATGGGTGCAACCAATCCGAAGGAAGCTGCCGCCGGTACCATCCGCGCCGACTTCGCTGAATCCATCGATGCCAACGCCGTTCATGGCTCTGACGCACCGGAAACCGCTGCTGTGGAAATTGCCTTCTTCTTCCCGGGCATGAACACCTACGCTGGCCGCTAA
- the rlmN gene encoding 23S rRNA (adenine(2503)-C(2))-methyltransferase RlmN, which translates to MTVNLLDFDGESLTAWFAEQGEKPFRAKQVLRWIHRSGVADFDAMTDIAKSLREKLKAKAVVAPPAIVSDKLSDDGTRKFLIDVGNGNAVETVFIPEDDRGTLCISTQAGCALDCAFCSTGKQGFNRNLTVAEIIGQLWLANHALGAVHGNERVISNVVLMGMGEPLANFENSVAALKLMLDDNAYGLSRRRVTVSTSGLVPVMDRLGDECPVALAVSLHASNDKLRDELVPINQKYPLKELMVACNRYLDKAPRDFITFEYIMLDGINDSDAHARELLALVKPVHCKFNLIPFNPFPGSPFRRSSAERVRRFADILMQAGIVTTTRKTRGDDIDAACGQLAGQVKDKTKRTASRMIPIVEARS; encoded by the coding sequence ATGACCGTCAATCTGTTGGATTTCGATGGCGAAAGCCTGACCGCCTGGTTTGCCGAGCAGGGTGAAAAGCCCTTCCGCGCCAAGCAGGTCTTGCGCTGGATCCATCGTTCCGGCGTGGCGGACTTCGATGCCATGACCGATATCGCCAAGAGCCTTCGCGAGAAACTCAAGGCCAAAGCGGTCGTGGCACCGCCTGCCATCGTTTCCGACAAGTTGTCGGATGACGGCACGCGCAAGTTTTTGATCGATGTCGGTAACGGCAATGCGGTCGAAACGGTGTTCATTCCCGAAGACGACCGAGGTACGTTGTGTATTTCGACACAAGCTGGTTGTGCGCTTGACTGTGCCTTCTGTTCAACCGGCAAGCAAGGTTTTAACCGTAATCTGACGGTCGCGGAAATTATTGGACAGTTGTGGCTGGCCAATCACGCGCTTGGCGCGGTGCACGGTAATGAGCGCGTAATTTCCAATGTTGTACTGATGGGCATGGGCGAGCCTCTCGCCAATTTCGAAAACTCAGTGGCGGCATTAAAGTTGATGCTCGATGATAACGCGTATGGCTTGTCACGCCGTCGTGTCACTGTGTCGACATCGGGACTGGTCCCAGTCATGGACCGCTTGGGTGACGAGTGCCCGGTAGCGCTGGCCGTATCGCTGCATGCATCCAACGACAAGCTGCGCGATGAGTTGGTGCCGATCAATCAGAAATACCCGCTCAAGGAGCTGATGGTAGCGTGCAACCGTTATCTGGACAAGGCGCCGCGCGATTTTATTACCTTCGAGTACATCATGCTCGACGGCATCAATGACAGTGATGCTCACGCCCGCGAATTGCTGGCGCTGGTCAAGCCTGTTCATTGCAAATTTAACCTGATCCCCTTCAATCCCTTCCCGGGGTCGCCATTCCGGCGATCTTCCGCTGAACGGGTGCGACGTTTCGCAGACATCCTGATGCAGGCTGGTATCGTGACAACCACGCGCAAGACGCGCGGAGACGACATTGATGCCGCCTGCGGCCAATTGGCTGGACAGGTCAAGGATAAAACGAAGCGCACCGCCAGCCGAATGATTCCTATCGTGGAGGCAAGATCGTGA
- the pilW gene encoding type IV pilus biogenesis/stability protein PilW, with product MNAFSRVHLIFGLCLSVLGVFSAQAQYDFNPSATGQSKSTTDPHNRAKVHTELGSMYFQVGNPGVALDELRIALSADANYYQAYSVRGLVHASLKEYGKAEEDFRRALEIAPNDPDVNNNYGWYLCETGKERQSIAYFLNALKSPLYETPDRAYTNAGTCALKSGDLDSAQDYLLKALQLSRDGAMTTRFQLAKVFYQRGIFNEARVYLNDALKMMEPPTAEALWLGLRLERKQGNASAESGYASQLRGRYPTSLEYQEFLKGNFE from the coding sequence GTGAACGCATTTTCGCGGGTACACCTAATTTTTGGTCTATGTTTGAGCGTGCTCGGTGTTTTCTCTGCTCAGGCGCAGTACGACTTCAATCCATCGGCGACCGGCCAGTCAAAAAGCACGACAGATCCACATAATCGTGCCAAGGTTCATACAGAACTCGGATCGATGTATTTTCAGGTGGGGAATCCCGGCGTCGCACTGGACGAGTTGCGTATCGCCTTAAGCGCTGATGCCAACTACTACCAAGCCTACAGTGTGCGTGGATTGGTCCATGCATCGTTGAAGGAGTATGGTAAAGCTGAGGAGGATTTTCGCAGGGCGCTGGAAATTGCGCCGAACGATCCTGATGTCAATAATAATTATGGTTGGTACCTTTGCGAAACAGGTAAAGAGCGCCAATCCATCGCGTATTTTCTTAACGCACTTAAGAGCCCACTATATGAAACACCGGATCGGGCTTATACCAATGCTGGTACATGTGCTTTGAAGTCCGGTGATCTTGATAGTGCGCAAGACTATTTATTGAAGGCGCTGCAGTTGTCGCGTGACGGGGCAATGACGACGCGCTTCCAACTCGCCAAGGTTTTTTACCAGCGTGGCATTTTTAACGAGGCTCGGGTCTATCTGAACGACGCGCTGAAAATGATGGAGCCGCCGACTGCGGAGGCTCTCTGGCTTGGCTTGAGACTGGAACGTAAACAAGGTAACGCTTCTGCAGAAAGTGGCTATGCCTCTCAACTAAGAGGCCGTTATCCAACGTCGCTGGAGTATCAGGAATTCCTAAAGGGTAATTTTGAATGA